Proteins encoded together in one Halothermothrix orenii H 168 window:
- a CDS encoding N-acetylneuraminate synthase family protein, which yields MKPYIIGETAYNHQGDIHYLKRMIDDIAEIGLQAVKFHLLLNPESYLQNKHPLIKKIKEWIFTEKEWDEIINYSKQKGLDMIALCDDLDSLKFIKKYHRDLKGIEIHASSLNDYFLLEEARDFPNSVILGIGGSTLDEIEYAVNFLKQRGKEDIILMYGFQSYPTDYTQINLAKMQKLKNLFNLPVGYADHTAYDDKYNVDISVMAAAMGINILEKHYTPDYGVKRIDYHAAVGKKQMKQIKDKMELYLTVLGDGSLSMSDSELKYGNTGPMKKAIVARRPIKKGEKLTFSNLCFKRTEEESPVPQKMFINLLGIEAYQDIDKDEIIDFSKVKYRFNKQSYSDLTGGLED from the coding sequence ATGAAACCCTATATCATCGGTGAGACAGCTTATAATCATCAAGGTGACATCCATTATTTAAAAAGAATGATTGATGACATTGCTGAAATAGGTCTCCAGGCAGTTAAATTTCATTTGTTATTAAATCCAGAGAGTTATTTACAAAATAAACACCCTTTAATTAAAAAAATAAAAGAATGGATTTTTACTGAAAAGGAATGGGATGAGATTATTAATTATTCAAAACAAAAAGGGCTTGATATGATAGCCCTTTGTGATGATTTGGACTCATTAAAATTTATAAAAAAATATCATCGTGACTTGAAGGGAATAGAGATACACGCCTCTTCCCTTAATGATTATTTTTTATTAGAAGAAGCCAGAGATTTTCCAAATAGCGTCATCTTAGGAATTGGTGGTTCAACTCTGGATGAGATTGAGTATGCCGTCAATTTCTTGAAACAAAGAGGCAAAGAAGATATTATATTAATGTATGGTTTTCAATCCTATCCAACTGATTATACTCAAATTAACCTGGCTAAAATGCAAAAGCTAAAAAATTTATTCAACTTGCCAGTAGGTTACGCTGATCATACTGCCTATGATGACAAATATAACGTAGATATTTCAGTGATGGCAGCCGCTATGGGAATTAATATCCTGGAAAAACATTATACCCCTGACTATGGGGTTAAAAGAATAGACTATCATGCCGCGGTGGGTAAAAAGCAAATGAAACAAATTAAAGATAAAATGGAGTTGTACCTTACTGTTTTAGGGGATGGATCTCTTTCAATGTCAGACAGTGAATTAAAATATGGGAATACAGGTCCTATGAAAAAGGCTATTGTAGCCCGTCGTCCCATAAAAAAAGGTGAAAAACTCACCTTTAGTAACCTTTGTTTTAAAAGAACAGAAGAAGAGTCCCCTGTTCCCCAGAAAATGTTTATTAATTTGCTTGGAATTGAGGCTTACCAGGATATTGATAAAGATGAAATTATAGATTTTTCCAAAGTAAAGTACAGATTTAATAAACAATCATACTCTGATTTAACTGGAGGATTGGAGGATTAA
- the neuC gene encoding UDP-N-acetylglucosamine 2-epimerase, which yields MIKKKVCVVTGTRAEYGLLRPLIKRINESNLLELQIIVTGMHLSPEFGLTYRYIEDDGFKIDEKIEILLSSDTPVGVSKSMGLTLISFSEAYQRLNPDLIIILGDRFEVFSAMAAATVSKIPVAHIHGGELTQGAFDDSFRHCMTKMAYLHFTSTEEYRKRVIQLGEEPDRVFNVGALGVENILNLNFYSKEDLERKLNINLLDKYFLVVFHPVTLEKQTVHKQFSELLDALNSYNKNLVKIFIKANSDNGGRIINQMIDSFVEGQEKAYSFTSLPVKTYLSLLRHSWCIVGNSSSGILEAPSFQVPTINIGDRQKGRVKAESVIDCDPVKKNIVKSLDVINSSRFRKKLNNINNPYGAGNTSKKIINIIEDYLSNNKINLKKEFYDIDFDLI from the coding sequence ATGATAAAAAAGAAAGTATGTGTTGTTACTGGAACAAGAGCTGAATATGGCCTTTTAAGACCATTAATAAAAAGAATTAATGAATCAAATCTGCTTGAATTACAGATAATTGTTACGGGTATGCATTTATCTCCAGAATTTGGACTCACTTATAGATATATTGAAGATGATGGTTTTAAAATTGATGAAAAAATAGAAATATTGTTGAGCTCTGACACTCCTGTTGGAGTTTCTAAATCAATGGGTTTAACTTTGATTAGTTTTTCGGAGGCATATCAAAGGTTAAACCCTGATTTAATTATAATACTTGGAGATAGATTTGAGGTTTTTTCTGCTATGGCGGCAGCAACAGTATCTAAAATTCCAGTAGCCCACATTCACGGGGGAGAGCTTACCCAGGGAGCATTTGATGATTCATTTCGTCATTGTATGACAAAAATGGCTTATTTACATTTTACATCAACAGAAGAATACAGGAAAAGAGTAATACAGTTAGGTGAAGAGCCGGATAGAGTTTTTAACGTAGGGGCTTTAGGGGTAGAAAACATTTTAAATTTAAACTTCTATTCTAAAGAAGATCTGGAAAGAAAACTAAATATTAACCTGCTGGACAAATACTTTTTAGTGGTCTTTCATCCTGTAACCCTTGAAAAGCAAACAGTTCATAAACAATTCAGTGAATTATTAGATGCTTTAAATTCCTATAATAAAAATCTTGTTAAAATATTTATTAAGGCAAATTCTGATAATGGAGGAAGAATCATTAATCAGATGATAGATAGTTTTGTTGAGGGACAAGAAAAGGCCTATTCGTTTACATCTTTACCCGTAAAAACATATTTAAGTTTATTAAGGCATAGCTGGTGTATAGTTGGTAATTCTTCCAGTGGTATTTTAGAGGCTCCAAGTTTTCAAGTGCCTACGATAAATATTGGTGATAGGCAGAAAGGAAGGGTTAAAGCTGAATCAGTAATAGATTGTGATCCTGTGAAAAAAAATATAGTTAAATCATTAGATGTAATAAACAGTAGTAGATTTAGAAAAAAACTTAACAACATTAATAATCCATATGGGGCCGGAAATACATCCAAAAAAATTATTAATATAATTGAGGATTATTTATCTAATAATAAGATAAATTTAAAGAAAGAATTCTATGACATAGATTTTGATTTAATATAG
- the flgB gene encoding flagellar basal body rod protein FlgB translates to MDFTLDFLKLGLDGASKRHRALADNIANVDTPNYKRKDVDFVSTLKSIASQNAKLKLETTDDGHISGTGSVLKPFKEYRITNTSYRNDGNNVDIEVEMAELAKNNLYYNTLVQQISQKFKILNETIDKGSR, encoded by the coding sequence ATGGATTTTACCCTGGATTTTTTAAAACTGGGGCTGGATGGAGCCAGTAAACGGCATAGGGCCCTGGCTGATAATATTGCCAATGTTGATACCCCGAATTACAAGAGGAAAGATGTCGATTTTGTCTCTACATTGAAGTCAATTGCCAGTCAAAATGCAAAACTTAAACTTGAAACCACTGATGATGGACACATTTCCGGAACAGGTTCTGTTTTAAAACCTTTTAAAGAATACAGGATAACTAACACCAGTTATCGTAATGATGGTAATAATGTTGATATTGAGGTTGAAATGGCTGAACTCGCCAAAAACAACTTATATTACAATACCCTGGTTCAACAAATTTCTCAGAAGTTTAAAATTCTTAATGAGACCATTGATAAGGGGAGTAGATAA
- the fliF gene encoding flagellar basal-body MS-ring/collar protein FliF encodes MGTWFQDYIEQFKELWSNLNKRAKVVIISGVGVDLLTLILIIAMGSSPDYQPLFSNLNPRDADAIIEKLDEQGIPYRLTDNGQTILVPSQHVYKTRLDMAGEGLPSQGVVGFEIFNQSNFGTTDFERKVNFYRALGGELSRSIQAMEAIEYAKVQITAPKESLFIEEEQPAEASVLLKFVPGHKLSPDQVKAISNLVASSVQGLDPDKVTIVDTSGNLLSRNTDKDFYNSQLTMNQFEIQRKFAESLENDLRAFLFKVLGPDNFTVQVKAWLNFDKRQVESKTYSPVVGDEGIVRSQQEHEESYEGENPVATGVPGTTSNIPQYQSVEEENSGGTYESSDVITNYEINEKIEKHVYSPGSVERLSVAVIVNSSLERDELQKIRNAVQAAIGYDPERGDMVTVTSMDFDETLKQQVAQAQSSALQAQKTRMYIYGGLIVLILIILSILLLSFKRSKESEEDMVGKAIDYMVGEEAEEEMAATELTEEEKKRQKMKTEIAELVNEKPDEVAQILKSWLLED; translated from the coding sequence ATGGGTACCTGGTTTCAAGACTACATAGAACAATTTAAAGAATTATGGTCCAATTTAAATAAACGGGCAAAGGTTGTTATCATATCAGGGGTGGGAGTGGATTTGCTAACCCTGATTTTAATAATAGCTATGGGGAGCAGCCCTGATTATCAACCTTTGTTTAGTAATTTAAACCCCAGAGATGCTGATGCCATTATTGAGAAGCTGGATGAACAGGGGATTCCCTACCGGTTAACAGATAATGGCCAGACAATCCTGGTTCCTTCTCAGCATGTTTACAAAACCAGGCTTGATATGGCTGGAGAAGGTTTACCATCCCAGGGTGTTGTTGGATTTGAAATCTTTAACCAGAGCAACTTCGGGACAACAGATTTTGAAAGAAAGGTAAATTTTTATAGAGCTCTGGGTGGGGAATTGAGCCGTTCAATTCAGGCCATGGAGGCCATTGAGTATGCCAAGGTTCAGATTACGGCTCCCAAAGAAAGCCTTTTCATTGAGGAGGAGCAACCTGCCGAGGCTTCTGTTTTATTAAAATTTGTTCCCGGGCACAAATTGAGCCCGGACCAGGTCAAGGCTATATCTAACCTGGTTGCCAGCAGTGTTCAGGGACTGGATCCCGATAAGGTTACCATTGTCGATACCTCAGGTAACCTTCTTTCCCGGAATACTGATAAAGATTTTTATAATAGTCAGCTTACCATGAACCAGTTTGAGATTCAGCGTAAATTTGCTGAATCTCTGGAAAATGACCTCAGGGCCTTTCTGTTTAAGGTACTGGGCCCTGATAATTTTACGGTTCAGGTCAAGGCCTGGTTAAATTTTGATAAACGACAGGTTGAGAGCAAGACCTATTCACCGGTTGTTGGTGATGAGGGAATTGTTCGCAGCCAGCAGGAACATGAGGAAAGTTATGAGGGTGAAAACCCTGTAGCCACAGGAGTTCCAGGGACAACTTCTAATATTCCCCAGTACCAGTCAGTTGAAGAAGAAAACAGCGGGGGAACCTATGAAAGCTCTGATGTTATTACCAATTATGAAATAAATGAAAAGATAGAAAAGCATGTCTATTCCCCTGGTAGTGTGGAAAGGCTTTCAGTAGCTGTTATAGTAAATAGTTCCCTGGAAAGAGATGAGCTTCAAAAGATCAGGAACGCTGTTCAGGCGGCTATTGGATATGACCCTGAACGCGGTGATATGGTAACTGTGACCAGTATGGACTTCGATGAGACGCTTAAACAGCAGGTGGCACAGGCCCAGTCCTCGGCCCTGCAGGCCCAGAAAACAAGGATGTACATATATGGTGGTCTCATAGTTTTAATACTTATTATATTGTCAATTCTCCTTCTTTCCTTTAAGCGTTCTAAAGAAAGTGAGGAAGATATGGTTGGTAAAGCCATCGACTATATGGTTGGGGAAGAGGCTGAAGAAGAAATGGCTGCTACAGAGTTAACTGAAGAAGAAAAGAAACGTCAGAAGATGAAGACTGAGATCGCTGAACTTGTTAATGAGAAACCTGATGAGGTTGCCCAGATACTTAAGAGCTGGTTATTAGAGGATTAA
- a CDS encoding polysaccharide biosynthesis protein produces MKNLLIIGAGSAGKLVLEEILKNNESYNYNIIGFLDADINKHGTSIHGYKVLGHHDNISFYIDQYSVDEVIVATTEIDRAGLEKIYQNTKKFQIGIKVLPTLQELLMEEPFTKQLREVRVEDLLGREPVKINSDNIYKYINHKKVLVTGAAGSIGSELCRQIAKYDPRELIILDINENELYFLNLFLKRHYNLNVSLEICNIREKSKLEYLFNYYKPQLVFHAAAHKHVPLMEKNIDEAIKNNVFGTKNLLDLSDKYGVEKFVLISTDKAVNPTNVMGATKRLSEIMLEKINKYSKTQYMAVRFGNVLGSNGSVVPLFKTLIKEGKDLTVTHEEATRYFMTIPEAVQLVLEAGFIGKGGEVFVLDMGEPVKIIDLAKKMIELSGLTLGRDINIKITGLRPGEKLHEELMHDINSCEKTQNKKIYIAKIREENVDIEKGLQDLKRYLMSFDRKKLVKKLKELVPTYKDNSYSEENIDGRQTKYSVIST; encoded by the coding sequence ATGAAAAATTTATTAATTATAGGAGCTGGAAGTGCCGGTAAGCTTGTTCTTGAGGAAATTTTAAAAAATAACGAGAGCTATAATTATAATATAATTGGTTTTTTAGACGCTGATATTAATAAGCATGGGACAAGCATTCATGGCTATAAAGTTTTAGGTCATCATGATAATATTTCCTTTTATATTGATCAATACAGTGTTGATGAAGTTATAGTAGCCACTACAGAAATTGACCGTGCTGGATTAGAAAAAATATACCAAAACACAAAGAAATTTCAAATTGGGATAAAAGTTTTACCAACCCTTCAAGAGTTACTTATGGAAGAACCTTTCACTAAACAATTGAGAGAAGTAAGGGTAGAAGATTTATTAGGTAGAGAGCCTGTAAAAATTAATAGTGATAACATCTATAAATATATCAATCATAAAAAGGTGTTGGTTACTGGGGCTGCTGGATCAATAGGAAGTGAACTTTGTCGCCAGATTGCTAAATATGATCCCCGGGAGTTAATAATATTAGACATAAATGAAAATGAACTCTATTTTTTAAATCTATTTTTAAAAAGACATTATAATTTAAATGTCAGTTTAGAAATATGTAATATAAGGGAAAAAAGCAAATTAGAATATTTATTTAACTATTACAAACCTCAGCTTGTATTCCATGCTGCAGCCCACAAACATGTACCATTAATGGAAAAAAATATAGATGAAGCTATAAAAAATAATGTTTTTGGTACTAAAAACCTGCTGGATCTTTCTGACAAATATGGAGTGGAAAAGTTCGTTTTAATATCAACTGATAAAGCCGTTAATCCTACCAATGTTATGGGGGCTACTAAACGTTTATCAGAAATTATGTTGGAGAAGATCAATAAATATTCTAAAACCCAGTACATGGCAGTAAGATTTGGAAATGTCTTAGGAAGTAATGGCAGTGTGGTACCTTTATTTAAAACTTTAATTAAAGAGGGTAAAGATTTAACAGTTACCCATGAAGAGGCAACCCGTTACTTTATGACCATACCGGAAGCTGTCCAACTTGTCCTTGAAGCTGGTTTTATAGGTAAAGGGGGAGAAGTTTTTGTTCTGGATATGGGTGAACCTGTTAAAATAATAGATTTAGCTAAAAAGATGATTGAGTTGTCAGGTTTAACCCTGGGTAGGGATATTAATATAAAAATTACTGGTTTAAGGCCTGGTGAAAAATTACATGAAGAACTTATGCATGATATTAACTCTTGTGAAAAGACACAGAATAAAAAAATATATATTGCAAAGATAAGAGAAGAAAATGTAGATATAGAAAAAGGTTTACAGGATTTAAAACGATATTTGATGTCTTTTGACAGAAAAAAACTGGTAAAAAAGCTTAAAGAATTGGTACCTACTTATAAAGACAATAGTTATAGTGAGGAGAATATAGATGGAAGACAAACTAAATATTCCGTTATCAGTACCTAA
- the flgC gene encoding flagellar basal body rod protein FlgC: MLDSLNISASGLTAQRLRMDIIADNIANVNTTRTEDGGPYRRKLPVFREREADSFARVFQSKLGKDTDRRGVEVVGIREDDSPFKMVYNPGHPDANEEGYVAMPNVNITTEMVDMISASRAYEANVTALNTAKNMALKALQIGQG; the protein is encoded by the coding sequence ATGCTTGATAGTCTGAATATCAGTGCTTCTGGCCTTACTGCCCAGAGGTTGAGGATGGATATAATAGCTGATAATATTGCCAATGTCAACACCACCAGAACCGAGGATGGTGGTCCCTATCGCCGTAAGCTTCCCGTTTTCAGGGAAAGGGAGGCAGATAGTTTTGCCCGGGTTTTTCAAAGTAAACTCGGAAAGGATACAGACAGGCGTGGTGTCGAAGTAGTTGGCATCAGGGAAGACGATTCTCCCTTTAAGATGGTGTATAATCCAGGGCATCCCGATGCCAATGAAGAAGGTTATGTAGCTATGCCCAATGTCAATATTACCACAGAAATGGTTGATATGATAAGTGCTTCCAGGGCTTATGAAGCCAATGTTACTGCTTTAAATACTGCCAAAAATATGGCCCTTAAGGCCCTGCAGATTGGACAGGGTTAG
- the neuB gene encoding N-acetylneuraminate synthase yields MGVFVIAEAGVNHNGDIKLAKELIDKAVWAGADAIKFQTFRADKLASKIARKADYQKEMVGKDESQYTMLKKLEFTVNDFRALKEYCDRKNIIFMSSPFDLESIDLLANLGMEIWKIPSGEITNLPYLRKIGHLKKKVIMSTGMSNLSEIEVALDVLKDQGVNDITVLHCNTEYPTPIEDVNLKAMQTIQNAFKVKVGYSDHTRGIEVPIAAVALGAEVIEKHFTLDRDMEGPDHKASLEPEELKIMIEFIRNIEKALGDGIKKPSKSEIKNKDIVRKSIVAAHSIRKGERFTEGNLTVKRPGNGISPMYWDQIIGKVAKRDYKKDELIEL; encoded by the coding sequence ATGGGTGTCTTTGTTATTGCTGAAGCTGGTGTAAATCATAATGGTGACATTAAGTTAGCTAAAGAATTAATAGACAAAGCTGTATGGGCCGGGGCTGATGCAATAAAATTTCAGACCTTCAGGGCAGATAAACTTGCCTCCAAAATAGCTAGAAAAGCAGACTATCAAAAAGAAATGGTAGGGAAAGATGAGTCTCAATATACAATGTTAAAAAAATTAGAGTTTACTGTAAATGATTTTAGAGCACTGAAGGAATACTGTGACAGGAAAAATATCATATTTATGTCTTCACCCTTTGATTTAGAGAGTATTGACTTATTAGCTAATTTGGGGATGGAAATCTGGAAGATACCTTCTGGAGAAATAACTAACCTTCCTTACTTAAGAAAGATCGGGCACCTCAAAAAGAAAGTTATTATGTCTACTGGAATGTCCAATTTATCAGAGATAGAAGTTGCCCTGGATGTTCTCAAAGACCAGGGTGTAAATGATATAACAGTCTTACACTGTAATACAGAATATCCAACCCCTATAGAAGACGTTAATTTAAAGGCAATGCAAACTATACAAAATGCATTTAAAGTAAAAGTAGGTTATTCTGATCACACCAGGGGGATTGAAGTTCCTATTGCAGCAGTGGCCTTAGGGGCTGAGGTAATTGAAAAACACTTTACTTTGGATAGGGATATGGAGGGCCCTGATCATAAAGCTAGCCTGGAGCCAGAAGAACTTAAAATAATGATAGAATTTATAAGGAATATTGAGAAAGCTCTAGGGGATGGTATTAAAAAACCTTCTAAATCTGAAATTAAAAATAAGGATATTGTTAGGAAAAGTATTGTTGCTGCTCACAGCATTAGAAAAGGAGAAAGATTTACTGAAGGTAATTTAACAGTTAAGAGACCAGGGAATGGTATAAGTCCCATGTATTGGGATCAAATTATTGGGAAAGTCGCTAAAAGAGATTATAAAAAGGATGAGTTGATTGAGTTATGA
- a CDS encoding response regulator — protein MVKTVLIVDDAAFMRLNLKNILKDDYEIVGEAKNGQEAVEMYQELNPDIVTMDITMPVMDGLEAIRAIKDIDPDANIIVCSAMGQQKMIIEAIEAGAKDFIVKPFKEERVIEAVKKLS, from the coding sequence TTGGTGAAGACAGTACTTATTGTGGATGATGCAGCATTTATGAGGTTGAACCTTAAAAACATCCTTAAAGATGATTATGAAATAGTGGGTGAGGCTAAAAACGGTCAGGAAGCAGTTGAAATGTATCAGGAGTTAAATCCAGATATTGTGACCATGGATATTACCATGCCGGTTATGGATGGCCTGGAAGCAATAAGGGCCATTAAGGATATTGACCCTGATGCCAATATAATCGTCTGTAGTGCCATGGGGCAACAAAAAATGATTATTGAGGCAATAGAAGCAGGGGCCAAGGATTTTATTGTAAAACCCTTTAAAGAAGAGAGGGTAATCGAGGCTGTAAAAAAATTATCTTAA
- the fliE gene encoding flagellar hook-basal body complex protein FliE, whose product MMINPVGNNVNLLSDGSNRLNRNEEVSYKSFADLIKEKIGDVNHLQVEADKIARDFALGKVDDIHDVTIATEKAQLALKLTLAIQSKVVSAYKEIMRMQI is encoded by the coding sequence ATGATGATAAACCCGGTTGGTAATAATGTCAATCTTTTAAGTGATGGTTCTAATCGATTAAATAGAAATGAAGAAGTCTCCTATAAATCTTTTGCAGATCTGATAAAGGAAAAAATAGGTGATGTGAACCACCTTCAGGTTGAAGCTGATAAAATTGCCAGGGATTTTGCCCTGGGTAAAGTAGATGATATCCATGATGTAACCATTGCTACAGAAAAGGCCCAACTGGCCCTGAAGCTTACCCTTGCCATACAGAGCAAGGTTGTATCTGCTTATAAGGAAATTATGAGGATGCAGATTTAA
- a CDS encoding LegC family aminotransferase → MEDKLNIPLSVPNLSLDILDNLKECIETGWVSTGGRFIKEFEDKVAKYVRVEEAVGVQSGTGALHLGYQLLGVKPGDEVIVPTVTFIATVNPITYLGAHPVFMDCDDTLNMDLDKLEEFLDSHCEITDKGLLNKKSKRIIKVLTVTHIFGNPIDMERVMKIAGRYRLKVLEDAAESLGSFYISGKYKGKHTGTIGDLGVFSFNANKILTTGGGGMIVAKDKKLVNKARFLSTQAKTDPLYFKHDEIGYNYRLTNIAAALGTSQIDKIEDFVKIKKENYHLYKKEINNIEGLELLPFNEGTRPNYWFYSLIVNSEKYGLNRDELLHKLNSVGIQTRPLWGLVSKQKPYKNYFAYKIEKARYYVNNLINIPCSTNLKKEQVLQVIDKLKGFKK, encoded by the coding sequence ATGGAAGACAAACTAAATATTCCGTTATCAGTACCTAATCTATCTTTAGATATACTTGATAACTTAAAAGAGTGTATTGAAACGGGGTGGGTTTCAACGGGGGGAAGATTTATAAAAGAATTTGAGGATAAAGTGGCTAAATATGTAAGAGTTGAAGAAGCCGTTGGAGTGCAGAGTGGCACGGGAGCTCTTCATCTCGGTTATCAATTGTTAGGGGTTAAACCCGGGGACGAAGTAATCGTTCCTACCGTGACCTTCATTGCTACAGTTAACCCCATAACTTATCTGGGAGCCCATCCTGTATTTATGGACTGTGACGATACTTTAAATATGGACCTGGATAAACTTGAAGAATTTCTTGATAGTCACTGTGAAATAACTGATAAGGGTTTATTAAATAAAAAAAGCAAGAGAATTATAAAAGTGTTAACTGTCACTCATATTTTTGGTAACCCCATTGATATGGAACGGGTTATGAAAATAGCTGGTAGATACAGGTTAAAAGTATTGGAAGATGCCGCTGAATCTTTAGGTTCATTTTATATCAGTGGTAAATATAAAGGGAAACATACGGGAACAATCGGGGATTTAGGAGTGTTTTCATTTAATGCTAACAAGATACTAACGACTGGTGGAGGGGGAATGATTGTTGCTAAGGATAAAAAATTAGTGAATAAAGCTCGCTTTTTATCTACTCAGGCCAAAACAGACCCCCTTTATTTTAAACATGATGAGATAGGTTACAACTATCGCCTTACCAATATAGCTGCTGCTTTGGGGACAAGTCAAATTGACAAAATTGAGGATTTTGTTAAAATAAAAAAAGAAAATTATCATCTATATAAAAAAGAGATTAACAATATTGAAGGGTTAGAGCTTTTGCCCTTTAACGAGGGAACGAGGCCCAATTATTGGTTTTATTCCTTAATTGTCAATTCTGAAAAATATGGACTTAATAGAGATGAACTATTACATAAACTTAATAGTGTTGGGATACAAACAAGACCTCTCTGGGGGCTTGTCAGTAAGCAAAAACCCTATAAAAACTACTTCGCCTATAAAATAGAAAAGGCTAGATATTATGTTAATAATTTGATTAACATACCCTGTAGTACTAATTTGAAAAAAGAGCAGGTCTTGCAGGTTATAGACAAATTAAAAGGCTTTAAGAAATAA
- a CDS encoding acetyltransferase, protein MKNIIIIGAGGHGKVVADIILQRRKDLGEDIKIKGFLDDNFETKEVYYLDIPVLGTLDEINKIDDHNTYFIIAIGDNLVRENIAKSYQVKYYTAIHPEAIISSSVKIGEGTVVMANAVINSCTHIGKHCIINTGSIVEHDNVIDDYVHISPDVALAGNVKVGKRTWIGIGTSVIQGITIGSDTIIGAGSVVVNDIGDNKKAFGVPCKER, encoded by the coding sequence ATGAAAAACATAATAATTATTGGTGCTGGTGGTCATGGAAAAGTTGTGGCTGATATAATATTACAAAGACGAAAAGATTTAGGAGAAGATATAAAAATTAAAGGATTTTTAGATGATAATTTTGAAACTAAAGAAGTATATTATTTAGATATACCTGTTCTGGGAACATTAGATGAAATAAATAAAATAGATGATCACAATACATACTTCATTATAGCTATTGGTGACAACCTGGTCAGGGAGAATATAGCAAAATCTTATCAAGTTAAATATTATACAGCAATCCATCCCGAAGCTATCATTTCCAGTAGTGTTAAAATTGGAGAAGGAACTGTTGTAATGGCTAATGCTGTTATTAATAGTTGTACCCACATAGGAAAGCACTGTATTATAAATACAGGTAGCATTGTGGAACATGATAATGTTATTGATGACTATGTTCATATATCCCCCGATGTAGCACTGGCTGGTAATGTTAAAGTGGGGAAAAGGACATGGATTGGTATAGGTACCAGTGTTATTCAGGGTATAACAATTGGCAGTGACACTATAATTGGAGCTGGTAGTGTAGTAGTTAACGACATTGGTGATAATAAAAAAGCATTTGGAGTCCCCTGTAAGGAGAGATAA
- a CDS encoding cytidylyltransferase domain-containing protein, with amino-acid sequence MKIGFLITARLKSSRLPFKILKDLNGKKVIERIIDRAKEVDDISEIVLCTSTNPQDKPLIDIAKKNDIYYFNGSEEDVLQRLLSASQLYSMDYIVGITADNPLFTIYYSNRIVDEFKRNNYDYIKLKGLPLGCATYGMKVKALETICAVKNIVDTEIWGPLIDRPELFNIKTIEVDQFLRRPDYRLTLDYIEDYVLLNNIYKNVPFKNVIKLYDVIDYLDQNPEIVSINSNCTQLNLDDKTLKIIEKNFLDNIKTINKIKEEIYSQ; translated from the coding sequence GTGAAAATAGGTTTTCTAATAACAGCCCGTTTAAAATCAAGCAGGTTACCGTTTAAAATTTTAAAGGACTTAAATGGTAAAAAGGTCATTGAACGTATTATTGACAGGGCTAAAGAAGTTGATGATATATCAGAAATAGTTTTATGTACATCAACAAACCCTCAAGATAAACCCCTTATAGATATTGCTAAAAAGAATGACATTTACTATTTTAATGGCAGTGAAGAAGATGTATTACAAAGGCTTTTATCGGCATCCCAATTGTATAGTATGGACTATATCGTAGGCATAACTGCTGATAATCCCCTCTTTACTATCTATTATTCTAACCGTATAGTTGATGAATTTAAAAGAAACAATTATGATTACATAAAATTGAAGGGTTTACCTCTAGGGTGTGCTACATATGGGATGAAAGTAAAGGCCTTAGAGACTATCTGTGCAGTGAAAAACATTGTCGACACAGAAATCTGGGGCCCTTTAATTGATAGACCGGAATTATTTAATATAAAAACTATTGAAGTAGATCAATTCTTAAGAAGGCCTGATTATAGACTAACACTGGATTACATAGAAGATTATGTTTTGCTAAACAACATATATAAAAATGTTCCCTTTAAAAATGTTATAAAATTATATGATGTAATTGACTACCTGGATCAAAACCCTGAAATTGTTTCTATAAATTCTAATTGCACCCAGCTAAATTTAGACGATAAGACCCTTAAAATTATTGAAAAAAATTTTCTAGATAATATAAAAACTATTAACAAAATTAAAGAAGAGATATATAGTCAATAA